Part of the Planctomycetota bacterium genome, TCCGCCACCTCGTCAAGGAAGAGGACCCCCTCATGCGCCAGGCTCACCTCTCCGGGCCTCGGATTGCTTCCGCCGCCCACCATGGCTGCGGGGCTCGCGGTGTGGTGCGGACATCGGACCGGACGGTCGCGCATCAATCCCTCGCCGGGCGGCAGCACGCCGGCGCAGGAATGGATGCGGGTGACCTCCATGCTGGCCGGCAGATCAAGCGGGGGCAGGATGCCCGGCAGCGCCCGGGCCATCAGCGTCTTCCCGCTGCCCGCGGGTCCGATCATGAGGACGTTGTGCCCACCCGCCGCCGCCACGCAAAGGGCGCGCTTGGCGGCCTCCTGCCCGCGCACGCGGGCGAAATCGATTGCGGCAAGTTCCCGCGACATCGGAACGTTGTTCTCGACCGTCGGCGCGGATTCACAACCGGCGAGAATGGCCACCGACTCGCGCAACGTCGCTACCGGCACGACGCGAACTCCCTCCACCGCGGCGGCCTCGGCGGCATTTTCCCTGGGCAGCATCACCGCATCGAAACCAAGTTCGCGGGCCAGGATCGCCATGCAGATCGCTCCGCGAATGGGCCGGATGCGCCCGTCCAGAGCCAATTCCCCCGCCGCCACAATGCGCCGGAATGCATTGGCCTCGGATCCCTTGCGGCGCTTCACGGCACCCGCCGCGATGAGCACCGCCAGCGCCAGCGGCACGTCGAACGCCGGCCCCTCCTTGCGAAGATCCGCCGGCGCCAGATTGATCGCCACGCGCCCGCCCGGCCAGGGCAAACCCGTGTTGGCGACCGCAGTCTGCACCCGGTCGACCGCCTCGCGCACCGAGGCATCGGGC contains:
- a CDS encoding YifB family Mg chelatase-like AAA ATPase, which encodes MQTSVFGFALRGIDAVPCEIEVDVSGQGLPRTTLTGLPDASVREAVDRVQTAVANTGLPWPGGRVAINLAPADLRKEGPAFDVPLALAVLIAAGAVKRRKGSEANAFRRIVAAGELALDGRIRPIRGAICMAILARELGFDAVMLPRENAAEAAAVEGVRVVPVATLRESVAILAGCESAPTVENNVPMSRELAAIDFARVRGQEAAKRALCVAAAGGHNVLMIGPAGSGKTLMARALPGILPPLDLPASMEVTRIHSCAGVLPPGEGLMRDRPVRCPHHTASPAAMVGGGSNPRPGEVSLAHEGVLFLDEVAEFPRSVLEALREPLEDGFVTVSRARGTARFPARAMLIAAMNPTARGDLGQGSRRAVEQYLSRLSGPVIDRIDLHVEVRAVSFAALSGTRAATGTAELRERVLAARERGAKRQGSIPNSRLAGAALDRVAALDDEGRSIVQQAMTELGLSARAYDKIRRVGRTIADLDGADSIRAQDIAEAVQYRILDRFRPTAEPLIVTASA